A window of Halovivax gelatinilyticus genomic DNA:
CTTGTAGGTACTTCTATGGCGACGGATCGAACTGAGAGCGTCAATACTGATTTCGATCCAACCAATGAACGAGAGGTAGCTGAATTTTTCGTGTCCGCAAGTGAAAGATCTGAATCGATACAGAACAAGTTGGGAAGCTCAACGAAGCAGAACGGTGTGCAGGACCGGACTGATGTCCTTCTGGAGTGGGCCAAGGAAATCGTCGACAATCTTTCCTCCGAACAAATTCAATCGGTTCTGGAACTTATTGACACATCTGAAATGATATTTGATAGCCACGCAACTATCAACAAATCGAAGGAGGAAAATGAGACGAATGGATGGGCCTTCGCTAGTTATGTAGATACTACTACGGCTTCCATCAGGGTCCCAATCTTAGGATACCGGGTCATTGATGTTCTGGATTTCACGCATGAAATCGAGTGGGAGTATAAGCCACTTGAAGGTGTACGTAACGTCTCAGCTCGAGCACAGGGCGAGGGGAGTTTTCATCCTCCTGTCCACACGACCTATCAAGGTGATGATGGTGAAGACATTCAAATCCGTGCAGATGGTAATTACTTTGTTTCTGATATGGAGGGTAGCTTTCGACGGTGTGCCATTTTTCCTAGCGGTACCACGTGTCCATTCACTGACCGCATGTATACACGGTTGGCTGGAAATTGGAACGGATCTGGAACGAGAACTCGTAGGGAATTTTATAGAGGGGGCACTTTTACAGAAGTAACTGTTCCCCATCGTCGGTAGATTTGTTTAAAACTTCTTTTATAGGAATTAAGGAAGGTTTCCGTCGTCGGTGTAACAGTTAAATCGAAATTCCATTGAGTCGAGAATTTCACCTTCGTGATCCCAGATTTCTACAAGAAAATTACCGTGTTGTGGCGGTGGTCCAATTTGGACAGCATATAGTTCACCTTCACCATCTCTATATCGGGGGTGTATATCTGGGGAGATCTCAGATGCATTCCTGTTGTCCCGTAGCGGAATGTCCGCGATCATGTCTCCGTCTCGATTGCGAATAATCATCGCATCTATTTCTT
This region includes:
- a CDS encoding DUF2914 domain-containing protein — its product is MVSVTSRRVFVSVLVGALTTGISGCLDDSSLATCSTYGEGITSDILLEVGTLEGEDSISLGILVSEDSPADEEIDAMIIRNRDGDMIADIPLRDNRNASEISPDIHPRYRDGEGELYAVQIGPPPQHGNFLVEIWDHEGEILDSMEFRFNCYTDDGNLP